A region from the Paenarthrobacter aurescens genome encodes:
- a CDS encoding phosphonate ABC transporter ATP-binding protein, translating to MLPTGPGPRLSVQGLRKSFNGRTVLQGVDFSVAAGELVAFLGANGSGKSTTLRCVMGITAPDSGSISIDGVALETLQGRELQQARQRMAMIFQKIHLFPRRTALDNVCAGALSRIPTVRSLSPLLFPADVQQEALDCLDRVGLADRAFDRVGRLSGGQQQRVAVARALCQRADVVLADEPVSALDPHAAEQVMALLRELAHSEGLAVAAVLHQPDLALRYADRSIGLLQGSMTFDLPSTEITADHLETLYAPDRDVSDRDVSDRKSAA from the coding sequence ATGCTCCCCACCGGGCCGGGCCCACGCCTTTCCGTCCAAGGCTTGCGTAAGTCGTTCAACGGCCGGACCGTTTTGCAGGGCGTGGACTTCTCCGTTGCTGCCGGGGAACTGGTGGCCTTCCTTGGCGCCAACGGTTCCGGTAAGTCCACCACGCTGCGCTGCGTCATGGGCATCACCGCCCCGGATTCAGGCAGTATCAGCATCGATGGGGTTGCGCTGGAAACCCTCCAGGGCCGTGAACTTCAGCAGGCCCGCCAGCGCATGGCCATGATCTTCCAGAAAATCCACCTCTTTCCCCGGCGTACCGCTTTGGACAACGTCTGCGCCGGTGCCCTCTCACGAATTCCCACGGTCCGCTCACTCAGTCCCCTGCTGTTTCCGGCCGACGTCCAACAGGAAGCCCTCGACTGTCTGGACCGCGTTGGCCTGGCGGACCGTGCTTTCGACCGCGTTGGCCGGCTCTCCGGCGGACAGCAGCAGCGCGTGGCCGTAGCCCGCGCACTGTGCCAGCGGGCCGACGTCGTACTTGCCGACGAGCCCGTGTCCGCCCTGGACCCGCATGCCGCCGAGCAGGTCATGGCACTGCTGCGCGAACTCGCTCACTCGGAGGGGCTGGCCGTGGCCGCGGTGCTGCACCAGCCCGATCTTGCTCTGCGGTATGCGGACAGATCCATCGGGCTGTTGCAGGGATCCATGACGTTCGACCTCCCCTCCACAGAAATCACGGCCGATCACCTCGAGACCTTGTACGCCCCGGACCGGGATGTTTCAGACCGCGACGTTTCAGACAGGAAGTCCGCAGCATGA
- the purH gene encoding bifunctional phosphoribosylaminoimidazolecarboxamide formyltransferase/IMP cyclohydrolase has product MSLTQLDRVPIRRALISVYDKTGLEELAKGLHAAGVAIVSTGSTAKKIAAAGIPVKEVEEVTGSPEMLDGRVKTLHPRVHGGILADRRVPAHMDTLAGMEIETFDLVVVNLYPFVETVKSGAAQDDVVEQIDIGGPAMVRSAAKNHAAVAIVTDPNFYGAVVDAAAHGGFDLNTRRRLAAKAFAHTASYDNAVATWTASQFLDEDGDGIIDWPAYAGLSLERSEVLRYGENPHQQAALYVDKAAPAGIAQADQLHGKAMSYNNFVDADAALRAAFDFAEPAVAIIKHANPCGVAVGSADAADPIADAHAKAHACDPVSAFGGVIAANRTVTAGMARTVADIFTEVVIAPDFEPEAVEILSKKKNIRLLALPEGYGRYPSEMRQVSGGVLVQMSDKVDADGDNPANWTLAAGEAADEATLADLAFAWTACRAAKSNAILLANHGAAVGIGMGQVNRLDSCRLAVERANTLGVTVESDVEGAGGASNTSGGDAPERARGAVAASDAFFPFADGLEILINAGVRAVVQPGGSVRDEEVIAAANAAGITMYFTGARHFFH; this is encoded by the coding sequence GTGAGCTTGACGCAGCTTGACCGTGTTCCCATCCGCCGTGCACTGATCTCGGTTTACGACAAGACGGGACTGGAGGAGCTCGCGAAGGGCCTGCACGCAGCCGGCGTCGCCATCGTTTCCACCGGCTCCACCGCCAAGAAGATCGCCGCCGCAGGCATCCCGGTGAAGGAAGTCGAAGAAGTCACTGGCTCCCCGGAAATGCTGGACGGCCGCGTCAAGACCCTGCACCCGCGCGTGCACGGCGGCATCCTGGCTGACCGTCGCGTCCCGGCGCACATGGACACGCTCGCCGGCATGGAGATTGAAACTTTCGATCTTGTTGTGGTGAACCTCTACCCGTTCGTGGAGACTGTAAAGTCCGGCGCAGCGCAGGATGACGTTGTTGAGCAGATCGACATCGGAGGCCCCGCCATGGTGCGTTCGGCCGCGAAGAACCACGCCGCCGTCGCCATCGTCACGGACCCCAACTTCTACGGCGCAGTAGTGGACGCCGCAGCACATGGCGGTTTCGACCTCAACACCCGCAGGCGCCTGGCTGCCAAGGCGTTCGCGCACACGGCCAGCTACGACAATGCTGTTGCTACTTGGACTGCCAGCCAGTTCCTGGACGAAGACGGCGACGGCATCATTGACTGGCCCGCCTACGCCGGCCTGTCCCTGGAACGCTCCGAGGTCCTCCGCTATGGCGAAAACCCGCACCAGCAGGCCGCGCTTTATGTGGACAAGGCTGCTCCGGCGGGAATCGCCCAGGCTGACCAGCTGCACGGCAAGGCCATGAGCTACAACAATTTCGTGGATGCCGATGCAGCCCTCCGCGCTGCGTTCGACTTTGCCGAGCCCGCCGTTGCGATCATCAAGCACGCTAACCCGTGTGGTGTCGCGGTCGGTTCCGCTGACGCTGCCGATCCGATCGCGGATGCCCACGCCAAGGCCCACGCCTGCGATCCCGTCTCCGCTTTCGGTGGCGTGATTGCTGCCAACCGCACTGTCACCGCCGGCATGGCCCGCACGGTTGCGGACATCTTCACCGAGGTTGTCATCGCCCCGGACTTCGAGCCTGAAGCGGTGGAGATCCTCTCCAAGAAGAAGAACATCCGCCTCCTCGCCCTGCCTGAGGGCTACGGCCGCTACCCCTCCGAGATGCGCCAGGTATCAGGCGGCGTCCTGGTTCAGATGAGCGACAAGGTGGACGCCGACGGCGACAACCCCGCCAACTGGACCCTCGCAGCCGGTGAAGCCGCTGACGAAGCAACCCTCGCGGACCTCGCCTTCGCCTGGACCGCCTGCCGTGCGGCCAAGTCCAACGCCATCCTGCTGGCCAACCATGGTGCAGCCGTGGGCATCGGCATGGGCCAGGTCAACCGCCTGGACTCCTGCCGCCTGGCCGTGGAGCGGGCCAACACGCTGGGCGTGACGGTGGAGTCCGACGTCGAAGGTGCTGGCGGCGCGTCCAACACCAGCGGTGGCGACGCACCTGAGCGAGCACGCGGTGCCGTTGCAGCCTCGGATGCGTTCTTCCCGTTTGCTGATGGTCTGGAGATCCTGATCAACGCCGGTGTCCGCGCCGTGGTCCAGCCTGGCGGTTCGGTCCGCGACGAGGAAGTCATCGCCGCAGCCAACGCTGCAGGCATCACGATGTACTTCACCGGCGCACGCCACTTCTTCCACTAG
- a CDS encoding endonuclease domain-containing protein, with protein sequence MRKITPLPMDINPQGFLVTDAYASGVPRWRLQTKELVTPSRGIRIAATNERDLELLARLHTAVTPRCAISHVTAALLWSMPLPIYLQDEGKSGPIHVTRRQEIGRVKRRGVIGHRAPLLARDVRVVNGVRLTSPEWTWVDLARHMGRSSLVAAGDSLLSRENPLSSIEAIHEVIDRRPKVKGIRMAREVLTLLRTGVDSPQESRLRLKIVDAGLPEPEITAPIFDEHGSYISTPDLQYKEYKIAMEYEGDHHRSDPVQWGKDIERDDRLRALGWIVLKFSDVQMKGGWANAERKVRDALVSRRWRGPSS encoded by the coding sequence ATGCGGAAGATCACCCCTTTGCCAATGGACATCAACCCACAAGGCTTCCTTGTAACCGACGCGTACGCTTCCGGCGTTCCACGGTGGCGGCTCCAAACCAAAGAACTCGTGACGCCGAGTCGGGGCATTCGTATCGCCGCGACGAACGAACGCGACCTCGAACTGCTCGCGCGGCTGCACACGGCAGTCACTCCGCGCTGCGCAATCAGTCACGTCACGGCAGCACTGTTATGGTCCATGCCGCTGCCCATTTACCTCCAGGACGAGGGCAAGAGCGGGCCAATCCATGTAACCCGACGGCAAGAGATCGGCAGGGTGAAGCGTCGCGGAGTGATAGGACATCGGGCTCCGCTGCTTGCCCGGGACGTTCGCGTGGTGAACGGGGTTCGACTGACATCGCCGGAATGGACATGGGTGGATCTGGCCAGACACATGGGAAGGTCGTCCCTCGTGGCAGCTGGCGATTCTTTGCTGTCCAGGGAAAATCCCTTGTCCTCGATCGAAGCCATCCATGAAGTTATTGATCGGCGTCCCAAGGTCAAGGGAATCAGAATGGCCCGGGAAGTTCTGACGTTGCTGAGGACGGGCGTCGATTCCCCTCAAGAGTCAAGGCTGCGTCTGAAAATCGTCGACGCCGGACTGCCGGAGCCAGAAATTACCGCACCGATCTTCGACGAGCACGGGAGTTACATATCCACCCCTGATCTCCAGTACAAGGAGTACAAAATTGCCATGGAGTATGAGGGTGATCATCACCGCTCGGACCCGGTGCAATGGGGCAAGGACATCGAACGCGACGATCGGCTTCGCGCCTTGGGGTGGATCGTTCTGAAATTTTCCGATGTCCAGATGAAAGGCGGGTGGGCCAACGCGGAACGGAAGGTGCGCGATGCGTTGGTGTCGCGCAGGTGGCGAGGGCCGTCGTCGTAG
- a CDS encoding FAD-dependent oxidoreductase: MQVDVVVVGGGAMGSAAAWQLARAGRSVVLLEQFEAGHHIGASHGATRNFNTAYAEADYLDLLAESKILWDELAAEHGAPLLDMVGLVNHGNVPRLREVREAHEARGIESYFISPDEAANRWLGMNFATDVLFVPGSGRIRSADALVALRKSAEAHGAVFHYSTPVLDIRIDGAESVVVVTEEVEYTASRVVVAAGAWTNKLVSKHVKLPALVVTQEQPAHFTPRDNTLVWPSFNHSPDPDPNNEAYEYWYSPVYGMLTPGEGVKAGWHGVGPVMDPDERTFEPIPHQMEALVRYAEEWLPGVDPSTAVPISCTYTTTPNEDFVLDHFGPLVVGAGFSGHGFKFTPAIGRVLKDIVDGGMAPERFHAER, translated from the coding sequence ATGCAGGTTGACGTTGTAGTTGTTGGCGGAGGAGCCATGGGATCGGCGGCCGCCTGGCAGCTGGCCCGAGCGGGTCGCTCAGTGGTTCTGTTGGAGCAATTTGAGGCCGGCCACCACATCGGCGCTTCGCACGGCGCCACCCGCAACTTCAACACCGCCTACGCCGAGGCCGACTACTTGGACCTCCTGGCCGAGTCCAAGATCCTGTGGGACGAGCTCGCTGCCGAGCACGGCGCACCGCTGCTGGACATGGTGGGCCTCGTGAATCACGGAAACGTCCCCCGCCTTCGGGAGGTCCGGGAAGCGCACGAGGCACGGGGCATCGAGAGCTACTTCATCTCCCCGGACGAGGCAGCCAACCGGTGGCTGGGCATGAACTTCGCCACCGACGTCCTCTTTGTGCCGGGCTCCGGCCGGATCCGCTCGGCAGACGCCCTGGTGGCGCTGCGGAAATCCGCCGAAGCCCACGGGGCCGTTTTCCACTACTCGACGCCGGTCCTGGACATCCGCATCGACGGCGCAGAATCGGTGGTGGTGGTGACCGAGGAGGTGGAGTACACGGCCAGCCGCGTGGTGGTCGCAGCAGGTGCGTGGACCAACAAGCTAGTCAGCAAGCACGTCAAGCTCCCGGCCTTGGTGGTCACCCAGGAACAACCGGCCCACTTCACGCCCAGGGACAACACGCTGGTGTGGCCCAGCTTCAACCACAGCCCGGACCCAGACCCGAACAACGAAGCCTACGAGTACTGGTACAGCCCCGTTTACGGCATGCTCACCCCCGGCGAAGGCGTCAAAGCCGGCTGGCATGGGGTCGGCCCGGTCATGGACCCGGACGAGCGCACGTTCGAGCCCATCCCCCACCAGATGGAAGCGTTGGTGAGGTACGCAGAAGAGTGGCTTCCCGGCGTCGACCCTTCCACCGCGGTTCCCATCAGCTGCACCTACACCACCACGCCCAACGAGGACTTTGTGCTGGACCACTTCGGCCCGCTGGTGGTGGGCGCAGGCTTCTCGGGTCACGGTTTCAAGTTCACGCCCGCTATCGGCCGGGTGCTCAAAGACATCGTGGACGGCGGCATGGCACCGGAGCGGTTCCACGCGGAGCGCTAG
- a CDS encoding serine protease — MKHLFTKLSYARYLRFRQSAVAITGRLTPSIGRNNVTKTKTLATSLLSLSAAAILALVGTTSANAAPVNTTDSSGAAVSSHVVSDAGAADYWTPERMKNAKSGEILAAKALERGKLLNFGKAPVTEAPGAISSIAGQPAATDAKTIDRKVNQSETPVKHIGKIFFTLGGSNYVCSGNSVTAANKSTVSTAGHCLNEGPGAYATNFVFVPAYLNGAAPYGKWTAKALYAPTQWASNGNMQYDTAFAVMNTLNGQRLADVVGSSGVQFNAARGLSYKAFGYSAGSPFNGESLKSCSGKATNDPYNPQFNSQGIPCNMTGGSSGGPWFIGTSSTGYQNSVNSYGYGSNSTTMYGPYWGTVIQSTYNTAAAAS; from the coding sequence ATGAAACATCTCTTTACAAAGTTGTCATACGCGCGATACCTTCGATTCCGTCAGTCGGCGGTCGCCATCACTGGCCGCCTCACTCCCTCGATAGGTAGGAACAACGTGACAAAAACCAAGACCTTGGCCACAAGCCTGCTGAGTCTGTCCGCTGCCGCAATCCTGGCGCTGGTTGGAACCACCAGCGCCAACGCGGCACCGGTCAACACCACAGACTCAAGCGGCGCTGCGGTCAGCAGCCATGTAGTGTCCGACGCCGGCGCTGCAGACTACTGGACCCCCGAACGCATGAAGAACGCCAAGTCCGGCGAAATCCTCGCCGCAAAAGCACTCGAACGCGGCAAACTCCTCAACTTCGGCAAAGCCCCGGTCACCGAAGCCCCGGGCGCCATCAGCAGCATCGCCGGCCAGCCCGCAGCAACCGACGCCAAGACGATCGACCGCAAGGTGAACCAGAGCGAGACGCCGGTCAAGCACATTGGCAAGATCTTCTTCACCTTGGGCGGCTCCAACTACGTCTGCTCAGGCAACTCCGTCACCGCCGCCAACAAGAGCACCGTGTCCACCGCCGGGCACTGCCTCAACGAAGGCCCGGGCGCTTACGCCACCAACTTCGTCTTCGTTCCCGCCTACCTCAACGGTGCAGCACCTTACGGGAAGTGGACGGCAAAGGCGCTGTACGCCCCCACCCAGTGGGCCTCCAACGGCAACATGCAGTACGACACCGCCTTCGCCGTCATGAACACCCTCAACGGCCAGCGCCTCGCCGACGTTGTGGGTTCCTCAGGCGTCCAGTTCAACGCCGCCCGCGGCCTGAGCTACAAGGCTTTCGGTTACTCGGCAGGCTCGCCCTTCAACGGTGAATCGCTCAAGAGCTGCTCCGGCAAAGCCACCAACGATCCCTACAACCCGCAGTTCAACAGCCAGGGCATCCCCTGCAACATGACCGGTGGTTCCTCGGGCGGTCCGTGGTTCATCGGCACCAGCTCCACCGGCTACCAGAACTCCGTGAACAGCTACGGATACGGCAGCAACTCCACCACCATGTACGGCCCTTACTGGGGCACCGTCATCCAGTCCACCTACAACACTGCTGCAGCGGCTTCGTAG
- the phnE gene encoding phosphonate ABC transporter, permease protein PhnE: MTPHTLTPTVARRDASSKTRVALVRPKKPLRWVTTAAVAAAVVGLHAVAIEGTDFKPELLVDGWKGMAAFVGDAFPPDLSWEKTLKPGLEATLVTLWIGLLGTTLSVPFALLLAALAAENTSPHRLVYQAARAVLSFFRAVPDIVFALIFVTAVGLGPFAGVLALICHNTGVMGKLWAESMEEIDAGPQEALRTAGANRIQQVANATLPMVVPQFVGLLLYRFDVNVRSSLVLGLVGAGGIGLLINQSIKSFQFDSMLTHILIVLVLIIVVDQFSAWIRRRLAA, translated from the coding sequence ATGACACCGCATACCCTGACCCCGACTGTCGCCCGCCGGGACGCCTCAAGCAAAACCCGCGTGGCACTGGTCCGCCCCAAGAAACCGCTGCGATGGGTCACGACGGCGGCAGTGGCGGCCGCCGTCGTCGGACTTCACGCCGTGGCCATCGAGGGGACGGACTTCAAACCGGAACTGCTGGTGGATGGTTGGAAGGGCATGGCCGCTTTCGTCGGTGACGCGTTCCCGCCGGACCTCAGCTGGGAGAAGACCCTCAAGCCCGGGCTCGAAGCCACACTGGTCACCCTCTGGATTGGTCTGCTCGGGACCACACTCTCCGTGCCGTTCGCCCTGTTGCTGGCGGCGTTGGCTGCTGAGAACACCAGCCCGCACCGTTTGGTGTACCAAGCTGCGCGAGCGGTGTTGTCCTTCTTCCGTGCAGTGCCGGACATCGTGTTCGCGCTGATCTTTGTCACCGCTGTGGGTCTTGGGCCGTTCGCGGGCGTCCTCGCGCTGATCTGCCATAACACCGGTGTGATGGGGAAGCTCTGGGCGGAATCCATGGAGGAGATCGATGCCGGCCCGCAGGAAGCCCTCCGCACCGCCGGCGCCAACCGGATCCAGCAGGTAGCCAATGCAACGCTGCCCATGGTGGTGCCGCAATTCGTGGGCCTGCTGCTGTACCGCTTCGACGTCAATGTGCGATCCTCGCTGGTGCTTGGCCTGGTGGGTGCTGGAGGCATCGGGCTGCTGATCAATCAGTCCATCAAGTCGTTCCAGTTCGATTCCATGCTCACGCACATCCTGATTGTGCTGGTGCTGATCATTGTGGTGGACCAGTTCTCCGCGTGGATCCGCAGGCGCCTGGCCGCGTAA
- a CDS encoding NADP-dependent isocitrate dehydrogenase, giving the protein MAKIIYTHTDEAPMLATYSFLPIVEAYASTAGVEVETRDISLAGRIIAVFGDFLTEEQRTGNALAELGELAKQPEANIIKLPNISASVPQLKAAIAELQAQGYALPDYPDNPSSDTETDIRSRYDKIKGSAVNPVLREGNSDRRAPLSVKNYARQNPHSMGAWSADSKTNVATMGENDFRSNEKSVVLESADSLTIQLVREDGSTKVLKKDFPVLAGEVVDATVLRANALDEFLKAQVARAKEEGVLFSAHLKATMMKVSDPIIFGHVVKAYFSELFETYGKQLAAAGISPNNGLAAILSGLEDLPEDVREGVKAAISKGLEDGPALAMVDSDKGITSLHVPSDIIVDASMPAMIRSSGHMWGPDGKEADTLAVIPDSSYAGIYQVVLDDCRANGAFDPTTMGTVPNVGLMAQAAEEYGSHDKTFEIPAAGTVQLVDSKGNVLSEHQVFPGDIWRACQTKDIPVRDWVKLAVTRARASQTPAVFWLDETRAHDANLIAKVNEYLKEHDTEGLEIKILSPVEATAFTLERIRKGEDTISVTGNVLRDYLTDLFPILELGTSAKMLSIVPLINGGGLFETGAGGSAPKHVQQLVKENHLRWDSLGEFLALAVSFEHLATTEGNARAQVLADTLDRATGTFLLENKSPRRSVGELDNRGSHYYLATYWAQELAKQTEDAELAKDFAAIAEALTSNEEAIVGELAAVQGTGVELGGYYRPDAAKAAEIMRPSATFNKVLADLKK; this is encoded by the coding sequence ATGGCCAAGATTATCTATACCCACACAGACGAAGCGCCGATGCTGGCAACGTACTCATTCCTGCCGATTGTTGAAGCGTATGCCTCCACCGCAGGAGTAGAGGTGGAGACCCGCGATATTTCGCTGGCCGGCCGCATCATCGCCGTCTTCGGTGATTTCCTGACTGAAGAGCAGCGCACAGGCAACGCCCTTGCTGAACTTGGTGAACTGGCAAAGCAGCCGGAAGCCAACATCATCAAGCTGCCCAACATCAGCGCTTCCGTGCCGCAGCTCAAGGCTGCCATCGCCGAGCTCCAGGCCCAGGGCTACGCCCTCCCGGACTACCCGGACAACCCCTCCTCGGACACCGAGACGGACATCCGCTCGCGCTACGACAAAATCAAGGGCTCCGCTGTGAACCCGGTGCTGCGTGAAGGCAACTCGGACCGCCGCGCACCGTTGTCGGTGAAGAACTACGCCCGCCAGAACCCGCACTCCATGGGTGCCTGGTCCGCTGATTCGAAGACCAACGTTGCCACCATGGGCGAGAACGACTTCCGCTCCAACGAGAAGTCCGTTGTACTGGAATCCGCGGATTCCCTGACCATCCAGCTGGTTCGCGAAGACGGCAGCACCAAGGTCCTCAAGAAGGATTTCCCCGTCCTTGCCGGCGAAGTTGTGGACGCTACCGTGCTCCGCGCCAACGCCCTGGATGAGTTCCTCAAGGCACAGGTTGCCCGCGCCAAGGAAGAGGGCGTCCTCTTCTCCGCACACCTGAAGGCCACCATGATGAAGGTCTCGGACCCCATCATCTTCGGCCACGTGGTCAAGGCTTACTTCTCTGAGCTGTTCGAGACCTACGGCAAGCAGCTCGCAGCCGCAGGCATCAGCCCCAACAACGGCCTCGCAGCTATCCTCAGCGGCCTCGAAGACCTGCCCGAGGACGTCCGCGAAGGCGTCAAGGCAGCCATCTCCAAGGGCCTCGAAGACGGTCCGGCGCTGGCCATGGTTGATTCGGACAAGGGCATCACCAGCCTGCACGTTCCGTCGGACATCATTGTTGACGCCTCCATGCCTGCCATGATCCGTTCCTCCGGCCACATGTGGGGCCCGGACGGCAAGGAAGCAGACACCCTGGCCGTCATCCCGGACAGCTCCTACGCCGGCATCTACCAGGTTGTGTTGGACGACTGCCGTGCCAACGGTGCTTTCGATCCCACCACCATGGGCACCGTTCCCAACGTGGGCCTCATGGCACAGGCTGCCGAAGAATACGGCAGCCACGACAAAACCTTCGAGATCCCGGCAGCCGGCACCGTCCAGCTGGTGGACAGCAAGGGCAACGTCCTCAGCGAGCACCAGGTCTTCCCGGGTGACATCTGGCGCGCATGCCAGACCAAGGACATCCCGGTCCGCGACTGGGTCAAGCTGGCCGTCACCCGTGCCCGCGCATCCCAGACCCCGGCCGTGTTCTGGCTGGATGAGACCCGCGCGCACGACGCCAACCTGATCGCCAAGGTCAACGAGTACCTCAAGGAACACGACACCGAGGGCCTGGAAATCAAGATCCTTTCCCCGGTTGAGGCCACGGCCTTCACCCTGGAGCGCATCCGCAAGGGCGAGGACACCATCTCCGTCACAGGCAACGTCCTCCGCGACTACCTCACGGACCTGTTCCCCATCCTCGAGCTCGGCACCAGCGCCAAGATGCTCTCCATCGTTCCGCTGATCAACGGCGGCGGCCTGTTCGAGACCGGTGCCGGTGGCTCCGCTCCCAAGCACGTCCAGCAGCTGGTCAAGGAAAACCACCTCCGCTGGGACAGCCTGGGCGAGTTCCTTGCCCTGGCCGTCAGCTTCGAGCACCTGGCTACCACCGAGGGCAACGCCCGCGCACAGGTCCTTGCTGACACGCTGGATCGCGCCACGGGTACGTTCCTGTTGGAGAACAAGTCCCCGCGCCGCAGCGTTGGCGAGTTGGACAACCGTGGAAGCCACTACTACCTGGCCACGTACTGGGCGCAGGAACTGGCAAAGCAGACCGAAGACGCCGAGTTGGCCAAGGACTTCGCAGCAATCGCTGAAGCCCTGACCTCCAACGAAGAAGCGATCGTTGGCGAGCTTGCCGCAGTCCAGGGCACCGGCGTCGAACTTGGCGGTTACTACCGTCCGGACGCCGCCAAGGCCGCTGAGATCATGCGGCCGTCGGCCACGTTCAACAAGGTTCTCGCGGACCTGAAGAAGTAG
- the phnD gene encoding phosphate/phosphite/phosphonate ABC transporter substrate-binding protein produces the protein MKTTLFTGSALTLATVLALTACGGSAQSAPEATSATCPNGEIKFGIEPYEDPAKLKPAYDVLAAALSKKLECPVSVQVVEDYAAEVLAMRNGKLDLGQFGPLGYVFADAKAGAEPLVSFGTAEKELSTYTAGIWVPKDSPIQAIGDLKGKSLALGSVGSTSGDVLPRFGLREAGIADADIKMDYTGGHPEALLALTNGKVDAAQINSQTLATAVAAGTFTPEDFRQVWTSNPIPNDPITVRGDADPAFKAAVKDAFLSLEPADVAKVGEFLDVTPPGPLLEVTKENYTPLFELAQTMGLTEKDL, from the coding sequence ATGAAAACCACCCTCTTCACTGGCTCCGCGCTTACCCTCGCCACTGTTCTTGCGCTCACTGCCTGTGGCGGCTCGGCCCAGTCCGCCCCCGAAGCCACGAGCGCTACCTGCCCCAACGGTGAGATCAAGTTCGGGATAGAGCCGTATGAAGACCCGGCCAAGTTGAAGCCGGCCTACGACGTCCTGGCAGCAGCCCTGTCCAAGAAGCTCGAATGCCCTGTGAGCGTCCAGGTAGTGGAGGACTACGCCGCCGAGGTCCTGGCCATGCGCAACGGCAAACTGGACCTTGGACAGTTCGGTCCGCTGGGCTATGTGTTCGCTGACGCCAAAGCCGGGGCTGAACCGCTGGTGTCCTTTGGCACTGCGGAGAAGGAACTCAGCACGTACACGGCAGGGATCTGGGTTCCCAAGGACAGCCCCATCCAAGCCATTGGCGACCTCAAGGGCAAGTCCCTGGCATTGGGCAGCGTGGGCTCCACCTCCGGCGATGTCCTGCCGCGCTTCGGTCTCCGTGAGGCTGGAATCGCCGACGCAGACATCAAAATGGACTACACCGGTGGTCATCCCGAAGCGCTGCTCGCCCTGACCAACGGCAAAGTGGACGCAGCCCAGATCAACTCGCAGACGCTCGCCACAGCCGTTGCCGCCGGTACCTTCACTCCGGAGGACTTCCGCCAGGTATGGACGTCCAACCCCATCCCCAACGATCCCATCACCGTCCGCGGCGACGCCGACCCCGCATTCAAGGCCGCCGTGAAGGACGCGTTCCTGAGCTTGGAACCCGCTGACGTTGCCAAGGTGGGCGAGTTCCTGGACGTCACCCCTCCGGGCCCGCTCCTTGAGGTCACCAAGGAGAACTACACGCCGTTGTTCGAGCTCGCCCAGACCATGGGTCTCACCGAGAAGGACCTGTAA